The genomic region GGGCCGCGAATGGTTGCATGTCCTCCTGCGACACCGGATCGACCGTGGTGATGTTCAGCACTCGCGGGCGCGAACGCGCCTTGGCGACATAGGCGTGCGGCGTTTCGCAATTGAATAGGACACTGGCACCAGCCGGCAACTCGACCGGCGCCCTGCCTTCGACGTGCATGATGACAGTACCACGAAGCACGTAACAGAATTCGTAGCCCTTGTGCCCGCGCAAGCCGCCCGCGCTGTCAACGTCAACCGCGCGAATGTCGAAGATCACAGGCTGGATCCTGTCGTTTAGTCGGCTCGAGAGGTGCGGCGCATAATAAGCGTAACCGGGGACTTCCGTCGGGTCGCCAGAAGGCGGCATGGCGATGCTTATGTCGGAGCCCGAACCGTCCGTCGGGTCGTCCATCAATTCCGCCCACGATAGACGCAATCCCGCCATAAGCTTTATCAGCGTGGGGAAAGTCGGCGACATCTTGTTCGTTTCTACTCGGGACAGGGTTGCGGCGGGCACGCCGGTCAGATCACTGGCGCCATTCAACGACAAGCCCTGTTTCTCGCGATGTTCGCGGATGCGTTGGCCAAGCTTTTCCGTGAGATTATGATCAGCAAGCTCGCGTTTCCAGGCGAAGCGTTCTGACACCGCGTCCGTTTTGTTAGTCTTGGTTTTTGATGCCTTGCGTGCCACTATGTTTATATCCGTATGGTCCGGTGCGTCCGTTCTTATCCATAGACATTGCGCATGTCGATTGAAGTAGCGCGGCGATGATATCGAGGCGAATCATTGGTTACGTGCCGCGCTGGCGATCACCTTGCCCACGAGGCGACGATCCGCCGGCGCCTTGACGGCAGTGTCCGTGGTTGCGGCATGTGATGCCGGAACATGCCGGATATGGGCATCGTATCCTCTCCCGGCTTATGTCCAGCACTCCGCGCCTTTCAACAGAAGGAGGTTTGCAGCCGTGATGCCGACTCGGCATAGACGCCGCCAACAGGATTAAACATGCAAATGATCGCGCATCCGTCCGCCCCGGCTATATCCGCGGCCAGGTCGTGGTGATCATTTTGTACCGCTGGTAGATCAGTACGGCTCCAGCCCCGCCGGTTCGGGCAGCCTCCGCCCTGTCGTCGGAAAAGATTGCGGCGACGACATGCACTGGCGGCGACCTGCCAAAGCCGCGCCGCTGCGGTTGAGTAGAGCACGCGCGAGTGATGTTCCACAGACATGATACGACGACTGACGGATCAGACCAGCGCGCGCAGTTCTCGCTTCAGCACCTTGCCGCTCGCGTTCTTTGGCAACGACTCGGCGATGACCACCCGCTTGGGTAGCTTGAAACCAGCGAGCCGCGTGCGGCAATAATCGATCACTTCGGCTTCGGTGATGGCCTGGCCCTGTCGCGCGACCACCACAGCGGTAACCGCCTCGATCCAACGGGGATCGGGCATGCCGATGACGGCGGCCTCCGCGATCCCCGGATGACCATAAAGGACTTCCTCAACCTCGCGCGATGATACGTTCTCGCCGCCCGATTTGATCATGTCCTTCTTGCGATCCACGATGGTGATATAGCCGTCGGCGTCCATGACGCCGAGGTCGCCGCTGTGAAACCATCCGCCCGCGAAAGCCTCTGCGGTCCGCTTTGCATCGTTCCAATAACCAATCATGAGTTGAGGCGATTGATGGACGATTTCTCCGATCTCGCCAGCCGGAACATCGTGCATCGCATCATCGACGATGCGGGTGGAGACATGAAGCGTCGGGCGTCCGGCGGAGCCGGCGCGGTCGCCATGTTCGTGGGGAAACAGGACCGTCGCGACTGGTGCGATCTCCGTTTGCCCATAGAGGTTCCATAACCGCAGCGCAGGCAGCCGGCGGGCAAGCTCGCGCAGAATCTCCACCGGCATTATCGATGCGCCATAATAGCCGCACGCCAGTTGGGAAAGATCGGCATCGTCGAGGAGCGGTGATCGCAGGATGCCGATCCAGACGGTCGGCGGCGAGAAGAAGGATGTCACTTTATATCGGGAAAGCAATGGAATGAGATTATCCGGCGACGCCGTAGCGGTGATGATATTCGTGGCGCCGGACTGGAGCGCGGGCCCGAGCATCGCGTCTAGCTGGGCGCAATGAAACATTGGTAGCGCATGGAGCGCTACGGTTCGCGCCGACCATTCGCAATCGATGACGCAAGATTGGTATTGCCACAACACCGCGCCATGCGTGAGCATTGCGCCCTTGGGGCGAGATTCCGTACCGCTCGTATAGATGATCTGCAGCAGATCGTCCGCCGAGACGACTTCGTCCGGTATCGGGCCGGGCCGGCATAACGTGTCCCACGATGGAATACCGTCCGGCGGCGCTATACCTTCTCCCGCAATACCGAAAATTGCTTCCACGGCTGCGGTACGAGCGTCCAGGCCGAGTGCCTTTGTCGTCCGGTCGACGAATAGCAGGCGTGCGCCGGAATGATCGAGCACATAACGCACTTCCTCTGCGGTCAGCATGAAATTGATGGGAACCAGGACCGCCCCGATCCGGGCGACCGCGAAGCGGAGAGCGGCGAAGACATGGCTGTTGCGCGCCAGGATCGCGACGCGATCACCCTTCGCGATGCCGCGATCGATCAGGCCGCGACCTAGCGCATCCACGATGTCGTCGAACATCAGATACGACCAGCTTATCTCGCCGCAGATGATGGCGGGCTTGTTACCGTGCCGCGCGGCGCTCCTGCGCAACAAGGTTGACAAGGATTGGTGGCGAGCCTGATCGACGTGCATCTCTTCCTCTCTTGTCGTCCGCCTTTCTGACGGATGACCTGCTGGTTGCCGTCCAGGTCTGGATCGCTTTATTCCGTTTAGCGATTAGGCTTGAGCAGCAGCCCCGGAAGTGCCGCTTGGTCAATGCCAAGTTTGTCCGCGAGCCAATCGCAGATATATTCCATGCCAAGTGTCAGATTGTCGATCTGGCAATGCGATGCGCCAGTTTCCTCAGCGGTGAACACTTTCATGGTTACATCCTGGCCAGCGGCTTTCGAATAGGCGTAGGCTTCCTCGGCCAAGTGGAAACCGGCATGATCAAGTTCGCCTTCCACCATGAGATAGGGGCAACGAATCTTGTCCTGCACCCCTTCGAGCGAGAAGTCGGCAAGCTTCTCCAGGACGGCATCGAAACCCTCCAGCGTTCCTTCGCCCGGCACGCCAAGAATCCAGTGCAGATGCCGGACCGCGATACGGGATGGATTGTTCGCCGGCACGCCGACACAGCGTTGCGCATTCCAGATCACGCCGTCCGATACCACCGCTTTCAACCGATGTTCGAAACTGGCTGCGCGCGGAGCGTAATAGCCACCCAGGCTGGCGCCGTAGAGGGCGATCCGGTCAGGGTCGACGTCGGCGCGGGACTCCAGATAGTCCACGCATGCACCTACCGGCACTTCCGTATCGAAGCGCGACCGGAGCTTTTGCCGTCGCAAGGTGCCACCCTGTCCGGGCAAGTCGACCAATAGCAGCGACAGGCCGCGCGCGAAGGCGTGACGGGTGATCTCGTGCAGCAGTTCGTCCTTGAACTCATCCAACCCGCCAAAGCAGATCACCACTGGATGCCGGTCAAGCGAATATGGCGCGCGAAGGAAATATGCGTCGAGATGCGCGCCGTTCTCATAGGGGACGCGGACGACCTCGCCCGCGGGGTCCATGCGCCTCATATATTCACGCGAACAGCCTTCGATCAGGTCGAGCAGCTGCAATCGCCGCGGATCATCGTGGCGCAGGAAAAATTCGGCCGACCGGAAATAATTCGCCGCGCGCAGCCAATTGTCCCGAGCGGTTTGCACATGGCCGATCGCCAACGCGGCCTCTGCCCGGGCCTTGTTGCGATGGCCGAGCGCGGTCCACTCCTTATGCCAGCTCTCGTCGTCACCGGGTGAAATGCGGGTGCCGGCCTGAAAGCACTCGCTTATGGTGCTGGCGCCCTCCTGCGCTGCCCCCAGCACGCGCATGAACTGGAAAGAATAGTCCGGATTGTCGGGCCACTGCATCCAACCCGCCGGCTGATACTCGCCCCGGCGACCGGCGATCGCGGTTGCGCAAGTCTGATCGTTCATACAAACCCCTTATGCGAGCAATATTCCATGCGGGTATTACGGATCGGTAATAGTTTTGTCGAGCTATTTCGCGCGGTGAATCACGAGGCTGAACAGAGAGCGGTCGAATCACCGCTCCCGTCAGACTGCAACGCGGAAGCTCGCGGCAGTCGCTATCTCGGAAAGCGGTTTGCGGTCGCTGGGTGCTTCTCTGGCCCGTAATTTTTCCGGGAGGATATCGGGTGCCGCCCTGCGGCCGATCGCTGCGGCCGCCTCGATCCGCCATGCCGCGGGAATGTTCAGAAGCGACCGGGCAAGATCGAAGTCAATGCCGGTCATGGCATGAGCATGATAGCCCAGCAGCGTTGCTTGCAGGGCGATCTGGGCCCAGGCGGCTCCCGCATCGAAGCTGTGCGTGTGCGATGGATTGCCGGAATCGTTCATTGCACATTCCGACACGAAAACGATCAACAGCGATGCCCGACATGCCCAGTCCCGGTTGAACGGCAAGAGTAGAGAAAGGAAATGATCAAACTCGGGATGATCGCGTTGCGCATAGATGAAGCGCCACGGTTGATAGTTGAACGCTGACGGCGCCCATCTGCCGGCGTCGAGAATGGTCAGAATATTGGCATCAGGCATGGCTGATCCATCAAAGGCACGCGGTGACCAACGGTGCAGGAATAATGGGGCAACCGCGCTCGTGCTGGTTCGCGGTGTCGCTGTAATGGAGGCCTCGGTCATGGTTGTGCTCCGGCGACATGTTGATCGTCTGTGAAGCCGATGGGGTGGTCCCCCACGATGTTCACACCAAAGGCGTCCACTCCATATCCTCGCGGCGGCGGCGTGTTGGTCAGGCGGACAATGTCGTGGATGCCCAGATCAGCCAGAATCTGTGCACTGATCCCCAAAGTCCTGATCATCTGATCGCTATACGGATGACTGCTCGGCTCGACTTCGGGCTCGACGCTCAAGTCCTCCGGTTCAATAAGAACGATGACTCCGTGTCCGGCTTCGCCGACATGCATCATGGTACGGTGCAGCAACTGAAAATCCGATCCCGGCACGCTTAGTATGTCTGACCGGCGGGAGAGGCGATGAATTCGGACTGGGGTGGGCGAGGTTGGGTCGATCTCGCCCTTGCACAACACGATTACC from Sphingomonas sp. CL5.1 harbors:
- a CDS encoding nitroreductase family protein, coding for MTEASITATPRTSTSAVAPLFLHRWSPRAFDGSAMPDANILTILDAGRWAPSAFNYQPWRFIYAQRDHPEFDHFLSLLLPFNRDWACRASLLIVFVSECAMNDSGNPSHTHSFDAGAAWAQIALQATLLGYHAHAMTGIDFDLARSLLNIPAAWRIEAAAAIGRRAAPDILPEKLRAREAPSDRKPLSEIATAASFRVAV
- a CDS encoding helix-turn-helix domain-containing protein, whose product is MARKASKTKTNKTDAVSERFAWKRELADHNLTEKLGQRIREHREKQGLSLNGASDLTGVPAATLSRVETNKMSPTFPTLIKLMAGLRLSWAELMDDPTDGSGSDISIAMPPSGDPTEVPGYAYYAPHLSSRLNDRIQPVIFDIRAVDVDSAGGLRGHKGYEFCYVLRGTVIMHVEGRAPVELPAGASVLFNCETPHAYVAKARSRPRVLNITTVDPVSQEDMQPFAARLAQRRDAGDN
- a CDS encoding S9 family peptidase gives rise to the protein MNDQTCATAIAGRRGEYQPAGWMQWPDNPDYSFQFMRVLGAAQEGASTISECFQAGTRISPGDDESWHKEWTALGHRNKARAEAALAIGHVQTARDNWLRAANYFRSAEFFLRHDDPRRLQLLDLIEGCSREYMRRMDPAGEVVRVPYENGAHLDAYFLRAPYSLDRHPVVICFGGLDEFKDELLHEITRHAFARGLSLLLVDLPGQGGTLRRQKLRSRFDTEVPVGACVDYLESRADVDPDRIALYGASLGGYYAPRAASFEHRLKAVVSDGVIWNAQRCVGVPANNPSRIAVRHLHWILGVPGEGTLEGFDAVLEKLADFSLEGVQDKIRCPYLMVEGELDHAGFHLAEEAYAYSKAAGQDVTMKVFTAEETGASHCQIDNLTLGMEYICDWLADKLGIDQAALPGLLLKPNR
- a CDS encoding fatty acyl-CoA synthetase; translation: MHVDQARHQSLSTLLRRSAARHGNKPAIICGEISWSYLMFDDIVDALGRGLIDRGIAKGDRVAILARNSHVFAALRFAVARIGAVLVPINFMLTAEEVRYVLDHSGARLLFVDRTTKALGLDARTAAVEAIFGIAGEGIAPPDGIPSWDTLCRPGPIPDEVVSADDLLQIIYTSGTESRPKGAMLTHGAVLWQYQSCVIDCEWSARTVALHALPMFHCAQLDAMLGPALQSGATNIITATASPDNLIPLLSRYKVTSFFSPPTVWIGILRSPLLDDADLSQLACGYYGASIMPVEILRELARRLPALRLWNLYGQTEIAPVATVLFPHEHGDRAGSAGRPTLHVSTRIVDDAMHDVPAGEIGEIVHQSPQLMIGYWNDAKRTAEAFAGGWFHSGDLGVMDADGYITIVDRKKDMIKSGGENVSSREVEEVLYGHPGIAEAAVIGMPDPRWIEAVTAVVVARQGQAITEAEVIDYCRTRLAGFKLPKRVVIAESLPKNASGKVLKRELRALV